A single Marinobacter sp. es.042 DNA region contains:
- a CDS encoding sulfurtransferase — translation MASPLVTTDWLQENLDNERLVLIDASMATVIGKEPIVYDHPVWIPGSFQIDLEGTLCNTESSQLHAFPTEEQFTQEVRRLGITPESLVVLYDNQGIYSAPRAWWILRSMGLEQVFVLDGGLPQWLAEGRKTVSAPINSAAYAGNMAGLLDPERVRDSAFVLQHLDDERVSVIDARSRARFLAQAPEPRPSVRGGHIPNSLNVPFTEVLDGYRFKPVSELESTFKRLAPNLQPGGGHQLVFSCGSGITACIILLAAELAGYDQLSLYDGSWADWGSDDSLPVA, via the coding sequence ATGGCGTCCCCACTCGTTACCACCGACTGGTTGCAGGAAAACCTCGATAACGAACGGTTGGTTCTGATCGACGCGAGTATGGCCACGGTTATTGGCAAGGAGCCGATCGTTTATGATCACCCGGTGTGGATACCGGGGAGCTTCCAGATTGATCTGGAGGGAACGCTCTGCAATACGGAATCGTCCCAGCTCCATGCGTTTCCCACCGAGGAGCAGTTCACGCAGGAAGTTCGCAGGCTGGGCATAACGCCTGAAAGCCTGGTGGTGCTTTACGACAACCAGGGAATCTATTCCGCTCCCCGGGCCTGGTGGATTCTGCGGTCGATGGGCCTCGAACAGGTTTTCGTGCTCGATGGTGGCCTGCCACAGTGGTTGGCAGAGGGGCGTAAGACGGTTTCGGCTCCGATTAATAGTGCGGCTTACGCCGGGAACATGGCGGGCCTTCTGGACCCTGAACGGGTTCGGGATTCCGCCTTCGTTTTACAGCATCTGGACGACGAGCGAGTTTCGGTGATTGATGCGAGATCCCGGGCGCGGTTCCTGGCTCAGGCCCCGGAACCCCGCCCGAGTGTGCGCGGCGGCCATATTCCGAACTCACTCAATGTTCCGTTTACCGAGGTACTGGATGGTTACCGGTTCAAGCCAGTTAGTGAGCTGGAATCAACGTTCAAACGGCTTGCTCCGAACCTTCAGCCCGGAGGCGGGCATCAACTGGTGTTTTCCTGCGGTTCCGGCATCACCGCCTGCATCATTCTGCTGGCGGC
- a CDS encoding RidA family protein, which yields MTIERISTNSRMSKIVKHNGTAYLCGQVAKDRNADIHTQVTGMLEKVDELLETAGSSRDRILSATIYLADMADFKALNEVWDNWVPEGTAPARACVQAQMASPELLVEISVIAATS from the coding sequence ATGACCATTGAACGTATTTCCACCAACAGCCGAATGAGCAAGATCGTAAAACACAACGGCACCGCTTACCTTTGCGGTCAGGTTGCCAAGGACCGTAACGCCGATATTCATACCCAGGTGACCGGGATGCTGGAGAAAGTGGACGAGCTGCTTGAGACTGCCGGCTCCAGCCGCGACAGGATCCTCTCGGCGACCATTTACCTGGCAGACATGGCCGATTTCAAAGCCCTGAACGAGGTGTGGGACAACTGGGTGCCTGAAGGTACGGCGCCGGCCCGGGCCTGCGTTCAGGCTCAGATGGCGTCGCCGGAGTTGCTGGTGGAAATCTCGGTGATTGCCGCAACGTCCTGA
- a CDS encoding potassium channel family protein produces MKAILVGAGSTAIMTAKFLLEHNHDVIVIEVDKERIDELSHELDCGFLLGDGSKPSLLRETNPEEGDVLYCLTGHDQTNIIASLVGRSLGFKKVVTKIQDPTYEHICIELGLEATIVPSRTIGRHLAELFEGRDSFELSTMLRYDTSVFSFVAREKQVGGIADLALPKSSRIMCIYRKGKLIIPEDNARIEPDDEVIIITHRKNLEALHEQLDSVGHYQSSDSG; encoded by the coding sequence ATGAAAGCCATCCTTGTGGGTGCGGGTTCTACCGCAATAATGACGGCGAAATTCCTGCTCGAGCACAATCATGATGTGATTGTCATTGAGGTCGACAAGGAAAGGATTGATGAGCTGAGCCATGAACTTGACTGTGGCTTCTTACTTGGCGATGGCAGCAAACCGTCACTGCTGCGAGAAACAAATCCGGAAGAGGGGGACGTGCTCTACTGTCTTACCGGTCATGACCAGACAAACATCATTGCCAGCCTGGTTGGTCGCTCCTTAGGTTTCAAAAAGGTTGTCACCAAGATTCAAGACCCGACTTATGAACATATCTGCATCGAGCTCGGGCTTGAGGCCACGATTGTTCCGTCACGTACTATTGGTCGGCACCTGGCAGAGCTTTTCGAGGGCCGTGACTCGTTTGAGTTGTCTACCATGTTGCGGTACGACACCTCGGTCTTTTCATTTGTGGCCAGGGAAAAACAGGTCGGCGGAATTGCCGATCTGGCATTACCCAAGTCCAGTCGCATCATGTGTATCTATCGAAAGGGAAAGCTGATCATTCCGGAGGACAATGCACGGATTGAACCTGATGATGAGGTGATTATTATTACCCATCGGAAAAACCTCGAAGCATTGCATGAACAGCTGGATTCAGTCGGTCACTATCAATCATCCGATTCTGGCTGA
- a CDS encoding TrkH family potassium uptake protein codes for MPVLAKYMGLLALMLALLTLAPLGVAVIVQDFHIAWRYLVVIAALLIFWGASRSIAEPWHIQTNEALTVVALAFVLSPLLMTFPFMGSGLSFYDALFEAISAITTTGLSVTTDLADKPQTFMFARSWMQWYGGLGIVVLSVALLMGSQIASRSLSEPLGGETLATTTRTHARQTLVIYSVLTLTGILVVWLISGNGLMALNHVLSAVSTGGFSSFDNSLAAIDNWYTRFTIIGLGLCGALPLSLYAVVFSKHWRAGIRDRELLALSVAILLVTLLLFLSLHFHSGMNPQDAAGHALFLAMSSQSTTGFTTVDINLLDDSAKISMIFSMLVGGGVGSTAGGIKLLRVLILLRLIQVVLQRTTMPSQAVHYPKLDGKVLEDTVIQRALILILLFIGVVAISWFVFLMHGYPPMNALFEVVSATATVGLSTGITAADLPVLLKLVLCLNMLFGRLEIVALLVVLYPANWVGKRKELS; via the coding sequence ATGCCCGTGTTGGCAAAATATATGGGGCTACTTGCATTAATGCTGGCTCTGCTGACGCTCGCCCCTCTGGGCGTTGCGGTGATTGTTCAGGATTTTCACATTGCTTGGCGTTACCTCGTTGTTATTGCCGCACTGCTGATTTTCTGGGGCGCGTCACGGTCCATTGCTGAGCCCTGGCACATACAGACAAATGAAGCGCTGACAGTTGTTGCTTTGGCCTTTGTGCTCTCCCCGCTATTGATGACCTTCCCGTTCATGGGGAGTGGTTTAAGTTTTTACGATGCCTTGTTTGAGGCCATCTCCGCTATCACAACCACGGGCCTTTCAGTCACGACAGATCTCGCGGACAAGCCACAGACATTTATGTTCGCCCGTTCATGGATGCAGTGGTACGGAGGCCTGGGGATCGTGGTGCTTTCTGTTGCGTTGTTAATGGGTAGCCAGATTGCCAGTCGGAGCCTGAGTGAGCCCCTTGGAGGTGAAACCCTGGCAACAACGACACGCACCCATGCCCGTCAGACGCTGGTGATCTATAGCGTCCTTACCCTGACAGGCATCCTGGTGGTCTGGTTGATATCTGGTAATGGCTTGATGGCCCTCAACCATGTGCTATCGGCGGTATCAACCGGTGGTTTCTCTTCATTCGATAACAGTCTTGCAGCCATTGATAACTGGTATACCCGGTTCACTATTATTGGCCTGGGTTTGTGCGGTGCTTTGCCCTTATCACTGTATGCCGTCGTCTTTTCGAAACACTGGCGTGCCGGTATTCGTGATAGGGAGCTTCTCGCTCTGTCAGTGGCGATTTTACTGGTGACCCTTCTTTTGTTTCTTTCCCTGCATTTTCACTCAGGAATGAATCCGCAGGATGCTGCCGGCCATGCGTTATTTCTTGCCATGTCCTCCCAATCCACAACGGGATTCACGACGGTTGATATAAACTTGCTCGATGACAGTGCCAAAATCAGCATGATTTTTTCGATGTTGGTCGGTGGTGGTGTCGGATCGACGGCAGGTGGCATAAAGCTGTTACGTGTTCTGATTTTGCTTCGGTTGATTCAGGTAGTGTTACAGCGCACAACCATGCCGTCACAGGCTGTGCACTACCCCAAACTGGATGGGAAGGTCCTGGAAGATACCGTCATACAACGCGCTCTCATTCTTATCCTGTTATTTATTGGCGTGGTGGCAATTTCATGGTTCGTCTTTTTGATGCACGGCTACCCTCCAATGAATGCGCTGTTTGAGGTTGTTTCGGCAACTGCCACGGTGGGATTAAGCACCGGCATTACCGCAGCCGATCTGCCGGTTTTACTCAAACTGGTTCTGTGTCTGAACATGCTGTTTGGGCGACTCGAAATCGTTGCATTGCTGGTCGTTCTGTATCCTGCGAACTGGGTCGGAAAACGAAAGGAATTATCATGA
- a CDS encoding APC family permease — protein MSGSEKEGLGYWEVMSIGIGGMVGGGIFAVLGLSVTLTGGGAPLAFLIAGVVALVTSFSYARLSVSYPSQGGTVAFLDQAFGPGLMTGTANILLWISYIVMLSIYSYAFGSYGASFFPSDSQPFWKHVLITASVLGITGLNLLNARLIGEAEDWIVLLKLMILSVFIGVGIWGIDTGKLAPATWSSPLHLIAGGMIIFLAYEGFELIANTAQDVRDAPRTLPRAFYSCVGFVILLYVLVAIVTVGSLPVDKIVDAQDYALAEAARPSLGQTGFVLIAIAAMLSTASAINATTYGAARLSYIIAKDGELPEALEKKIWGKPAEGLLITSGATVLIANLVNLSSLSMMGSAGFLVIFAAVNAANLVLTVDSGWNRILSVVGIALCLGALGALVWQTAISSPGQLWFLFAMVAAAFVIEATYRSVRGRTINLSAHQANDQ, from the coding sequence ATGAGCGGGTCAGAAAAGGAAGGTCTGGGTTACTGGGAAGTCATGTCAATCGGGATAGGCGGCATGGTCGGGGGTGGGATTTTTGCGGTGCTCGGCCTGTCCGTGACCTTAACCGGGGGCGGTGCGCCTTTGGCCTTCTTAATCGCGGGTGTGGTTGCGCTTGTGACTTCCTTTTCCTACGCAAGGCTGTCTGTCAGCTACCCTAGCCAGGGAGGGACCGTTGCGTTCCTGGACCAGGCCTTCGGGCCAGGCCTGATGACCGGTACCGCGAACATCCTGCTCTGGATAAGCTATATCGTCATGCTCTCGATCTATTCCTATGCGTTCGGGAGCTATGGCGCCTCCTTCTTCCCGTCGGACTCCCAGCCTTTCTGGAAGCACGTTCTGATCACGGCGAGTGTCCTCGGTATTACCGGACTGAACCTCTTGAACGCCCGTCTTATCGGCGAAGCGGAGGATTGGATTGTCTTGCTTAAGCTGATGATTCTTTCTGTTTTTATCGGCGTTGGTATCTGGGGTATCGACACGGGCAAACTGGCACCGGCGACATGGTCCTCGCCGTTGCATCTGATTGCCGGCGGAATGATCATTTTCCTGGCCTACGAAGGCTTCGAGCTGATTGCCAATACTGCCCAGGATGTAAGGGACGCCCCGAGAACCCTGCCCCGGGCCTTCTACTCCTGTGTTGGTTTCGTAATTCTTCTGTATGTCCTTGTTGCGATAGTGACCGTGGGAAGCCTGCCAGTGGATAAGATCGTCGATGCACAGGACTATGCGCTTGCAGAGGCCGCCAGGCCATCCCTGGGGCAAACGGGGTTCGTATTAATCGCGATCGCAGCCATGCTTTCAACGGCTTCAGCAATCAATGCCACGACCTATGGTGCGGCTCGCCTCAGTTACATCATTGCGAAAGACGGGGAGCTGCCGGAGGCTCTGGAGAAGAAGATCTGGGGAAAGCCTGCCGAAGGGCTCTTGATTACATCCGGAGCAACCGTGCTGATAGCCAATCTGGTAAATCTTTCCAGTCTGTCGATGATGGGTAGTGCTGGCTTTCTCGTGATTTTTGCAGCAGTTAATGCTGCCAATCTGGTACTGACGGTCGATTCGGGATGGAACCGCATACTTTCGGTTGTTGGCATCGCTCTGTGTCTTGGTGCATTGGGAGCCCTTGTATGGCAGACGGCGATAAGCTCACCCGGGCAACTCTGGTTTCTGTTTGCAATGGTGGCAGCGGCCTTCGTGATTGAAGCTACTTACAGATCGGTGCGGGGTCGAACAATCAACCTTTCGGCACACCAGGCAAATGACCAGTAG
- a CDS encoding 1-phosphofructokinase family hexose kinase — translation MVDASSQLHISVLSLNPAVDITYQIPRLIPDQKVHAADSRYDPGGNGINVGRGLRRLGVQACTFCVVAGEIGRFLRHQLDEQLDQASYLEVDGETRINGTILETATGAQYEVSGVGPVVSTEEWQQLLDRFVTHCGKGLGVITGSLQKSLPQNLYADAVRRVNAAGGRAVVDSHDELLQHAIDAQPFLIKPNRYELETLVGQSLQNQRDIIREARLLQARGVHWVCVSLGAEGALLVTPSRVLKAEVPSVPVISTVGAGDSMVAGMVALLAQGASDQDALREGMACSAATVMQPGTELFEKKTVDRLRGEVRVAPLPL, via the coding sequence ATGGTCGACGCTTCCTCCCAATTGCACATTTCCGTGTTAAGCCTGAATCCGGCTGTTGATATCACCTATCAGATCCCACGGCTGATTCCCGATCAGAAGGTCCACGCCGCGGACTCCCGGTATGATCCGGGTGGCAATGGAATCAATGTCGGGCGCGGTCTCAGGCGACTCGGGGTGCAAGCGTGCACTTTCTGCGTTGTCGCCGGCGAAATCGGCCGCTTCCTTCGCCACCAACTGGATGAGCAGCTGGACCAGGCCAGTTATCTGGAGGTGGATGGTGAAACCCGGATCAATGGCACCATTCTTGAGACTGCCACCGGTGCCCAGTATGAGGTCAGTGGTGTCGGCCCTGTGGTATCGACCGAAGAATGGCAACAGTTGCTCGACCGGTTCGTGACCCATTGTGGTAAAGGGCTCGGCGTGATCACCGGCTCGCTACAAAAAAGCCTGCCGCAGAACCTCTATGCGGATGCAGTGCGTCGGGTGAATGCCGCCGGAGGTCGTGCGGTGGTCGACTCTCATGACGAGCTCCTGCAGCACGCAATCGATGCCCAACCCTTTCTGATCAAGCCCAACCGCTACGAGCTGGAAACCCTGGTCGGGCAGTCGTTGCAAAACCAGCGGGATATCATTCGGGAAGCACGCCTGTTGCAGGCGCGGGGCGTCCACTGGGTCTGCGTCTCCCTCGGAGCCGAGGGGGCGTTACTGGTAACGCCCTCTCGGGTCCTGAAGGCAGAAGTCCCTTCGGTGCCAGTAATCTCCACCGTTGGGGCCGGTGACTCCATGGTGGCCGGCATGGTCGCCCTCCTGGCACAGGGCGCGTCGGATCAGGATGCGTTACGCGAAGGCATGGCCTGCAGTGCGGCGACGGTCATGCAGCCGGGAACCGAGCTGTTCGAAAAGAAAACGGTCGACCGGCTGCGTGGAGAGGTCCGGGTGGCACCGCTTCCGCTATGA
- a CDS encoding DUF1269 domain-containing protein — protein MRRLYFLMPDTATTHGLVEELLLSHVEEHHIHVVAKEGTPMEELPEANVMQKSDFVPAIEKGLTLGAATGLMCGLVAMALPATGLIIGGGAVLFITAAGAGVGGLMSSMVGVGLPNSRLERFDKQIQAGEVLVLVDVKRSRVHETEALVKKHHPEADIQGTEPLTPPFP, from the coding sequence ATGCGCCGTTTATATTTTCTGATGCCAGACACCGCGACAACTCATGGGCTTGTGGAAGAACTGTTGCTCTCACACGTGGAGGAGCACCACATTCATGTTGTAGCCAAAGAAGGCACTCCGATGGAAGAACTTCCAGAAGCCAACGTGATGCAAAAGAGTGATTTTGTGCCGGCAATTGAGAAAGGCCTTACCCTGGGCGCCGCTACCGGCCTGATGTGTGGATTGGTAGCAATGGCGCTGCCAGCCACTGGTTTAATCATTGGTGGCGGCGCCGTGTTATTTATCACTGCCGCCGGTGCCGGTGTTGGTGGCCTGATGTCGAGTATGGTGGGCGTGGGGCTTCCAAATTCACGGCTGGAAAGATTCGACAAGCAGATCCAGGCAGGCGAAGTCCTGGTGCTGGTCGATGTCAAACGCAGCCGGGTTCACGAAACCGAGGCGTTGGTCAAAAAACATCATCCTGAAGCGGATATCCAAGGCACCGAGCCACTGACACCGCCTTTCCCCTGA
- a CDS encoding ABC transporter ATP-binding protein, with the protein MTRLATEALIIDIPGRSSGVPLNLAIEPGQVWGVLGPNGVGKTTLLHTLAGLREPRSGKLLLDGTPLDDIRRKTVSQRMGLVFQDRQDGFPATALETALIGRHPWLSPWQMESGGDLAIAERALVELDVIHLKDRLVNTLSGGERQRVAIATLMTQSPEIWLLDEPTNHLDLQHQTGVMKLLRQQAVADRAIFMCLHDLNLAARWCDQILLLYPDGQACWGPARDMLVTSALESLFGQRLLSAELDGFPVFVPG; encoded by the coding sequence ATGACACGCCTGGCAACCGAAGCGCTGATTATCGACATTCCGGGCCGCAGCTCAGGCGTTCCCCTGAATCTGGCCATCGAACCGGGCCAGGTCTGGGGCGTGCTGGGCCCTAACGGTGTGGGTAAAACCACCTTGCTCCATACCCTCGCAGGATTGCGGGAGCCCAGAAGCGGAAAGCTGCTGCTTGATGGAACGCCATTAGACGACATCCGCCGCAAGACCGTCTCGCAACGCATGGGCCTGGTATTTCAGGACCGGCAGGATGGATTCCCGGCAACGGCACTGGAAACCGCCCTGATCGGCCGCCATCCCTGGTTATCGCCGTGGCAGATGGAGAGTGGCGGTGATCTCGCGATTGCGGAAAGGGCTCTAGTAGAACTGGACGTGATCCACCTGAAAGATCGCCTGGTAAACACCCTCTCCGGCGGCGAACGCCAGCGGGTAGCCATTGCCACCCTCATGACCCAAAGCCCGGAAATCTGGCTCCTCGACGAGCCGACCAATCACCTGGATTTACAGCACCAGACCGGCGTTATGAAACTGCTGCGCCAACAGGCCGTCGCGGACCGCGCAATCTTCATGTGCCTCCATGACCTGAACCTGGCCGCCCGATGGTGCGACCAGATCCTCCTTCTGTACCCCGACGGCCAGGCCTGCTGGGGACCGGCCCGCGACATGCTGGTGACCTCGGCGCTTGAGAGCCTGTTTGGCCAGCGTTTGCTATCTGCCGAACTGGATGGTTTTCCGGTGTTTGTGCCGGGCTAA
- a CDS encoding FecCD family ABC transporter permease produces the protein MPISSPSKPLLILLLAGFLAALLSVSIGSTSIGFGDTLRVITGSGSELQQTLILELRLPRTLSAFGTGGLLAVAGALMQVLLRNPLADPYVLGLSGGAAVGALLAMLAGAAGFLVSGSAFAGAMLATLLVFGLAHGSGSWTPSRLLLTGVVVAAGWGAIITLILSMTPASRLPGMLYWLMGDLSHAATPWPGLIILVLVCLMVFPLGRALNVLARGSLQAAALGVSVRPLEWSIYLMASLLTAAAVTMAGSVGFVGLVVPHMLRLVLGNDQRLILPACALAGGTLLVLADTLARVVIAPEQLPVGVITALIGVPTFLYLLYRSR, from the coding sequence GTGCCAATCTCTAGCCCTTCCAAGCCCCTCCTGATTCTGCTGCTGGCGGGCTTTCTGGCGGCACTGCTCTCCGTCAGCATTGGCAGTACGTCCATCGGTTTTGGTGACACTCTGAGGGTTATCACCGGCAGTGGCAGCGAACTGCAGCAAACGCTGATTCTGGAGCTGCGCCTGCCTCGCACCCTGAGCGCGTTCGGAACTGGCGGACTGCTGGCCGTGGCCGGGGCACTGATGCAGGTATTGTTGCGAAATCCCCTGGCCGATCCTTATGTGTTGGGGCTTTCTGGTGGCGCAGCAGTGGGTGCGTTATTGGCCATGCTGGCCGGCGCTGCCGGTTTTCTGGTATCCGGCTCTGCGTTTGCAGGTGCCATGCTAGCCACCCTGCTGGTGTTTGGTCTGGCTCACGGCAGTGGCAGCTGGACCCCATCGCGGCTGTTGCTTACCGGTGTGGTGGTCGCCGCCGGCTGGGGCGCCATCATTACCCTGATCCTCTCGATGACCCCGGCCAGCCGATTGCCGGGCATGCTGTATTGGTTGATGGGCGATCTCTCCCACGCCGCCACTCCGTGGCCGGGACTGATCATTCTTGTGCTCGTATGCCTGATGGTGTTTCCTCTGGGCCGGGCCCTGAACGTGCTGGCCCGGGGTTCCCTGCAGGCGGCGGCGCTGGGCGTTTCGGTGCGGCCACTGGAATGGTCGATCTACCTGATGGCCAGCCTGCTGACCGCAGCCGCCGTCACCATGGCCGGTTCGGTTGGTTTCGTTGGCCTGGTGGTACCGCACATGTTGCGGCTGGTGCTGGGCAACGACCAGCGCCTGATTCTGCCGGCCTGCGCACTGGCGGGCGGTACGCTGCTGGTGCTGGCGGATACCCTGGCGCGTGTGGTGATTGCGCCGGAGCAGTTGCCGGTTGGGGTGATCACCGCGCTGATCGGCGTCCCGACCTTCCTGTACCTGCTGTATCGGAGTCGATGA
- a CDS encoding cobalamin-binding protein — protein sequence MRHPGLAALCVLSLLVPSLVQAEGPCVSDALDQRVCLAEPAQRVVSLSPGATELLFSAGARDRVVAVSAWSDYPAEAADLPQVGDSNRLDLEAIVSLAPDLVVAWVDGNSRTQLERLSDLGIHVFWLAPRTFDDIAAAVSDLALLTGLPDLGNERAEAFRADMAALEAQYADVRPVRVFYQIWEQPLMTVNREELISKAITLCGGVNVFGELPRLVPRISREAVLEANPEAIITAGSSDDRQWLEAWREFPGLAAIAAGNLFLEPPDLLARPTLRMADGARHLCQTLEQARANL from the coding sequence ATGAGGCACCCCGGGCTCGCTGCATTGTGTGTGTTGTCTCTGCTTGTGCCGTCGCTGGTTCAGGCGGAGGGGCCCTGTGTAAGCGACGCGCTGGACCAGCGTGTATGTCTGGCCGAGCCCGCGCAACGCGTTGTTTCCCTGTCGCCGGGTGCCACCGAGCTGCTGTTCTCCGCAGGGGCCCGTGACAGGGTCGTTGCCGTGAGTGCCTGGAGCGATTATCCCGCAGAAGCTGCGGACTTGCCGCAGGTGGGCGACAGCAATCGCTTGGACCTGGAAGCCATTGTCTCGCTGGCGCCGGACCTGGTGGTGGCCTGGGTGGATGGCAATTCCCGCACCCAGCTGGAACGCCTGTCAGATCTTGGCATTCACGTTTTCTGGCTTGCTCCGCGTACGTTTGACGACATTGCCGCGGCGGTATCGGATCTGGCGTTGCTGACAGGATTACCGGATCTGGGCAATGAGCGGGCCGAAGCGTTTCGCGCAGATATGGCCGCGCTTGAAGCTCAGTATGCCGATGTCAGACCGGTTAGGGTGTTCTACCAGATATGGGAGCAGCCACTGATGACCGTGAACCGGGAAGAGCTGATCAGCAAAGCCATAACCTTGTGTGGCGGCGTGAATGTGTTTGGCGAGCTGCCACGGCTGGTGCCCCGGATCAGTCGGGAGGCGGTTCTCGAAGCCAACCCCGAAGCCATTATTACCGCCGGATCGTCTGACGACAGACAGTGGCTGGAGGCTTGGCGTGAGTTTCCGGGCCTCGCCGCGATAGCCGCCGGCAACCTCTTCCTCGAACCGCCCGATCTGCTGGCACGCCCGACGCTTCGTATGGCGGACGGCGCCAGGCACCTGTGCCAGACCCTGGAGCAGGCCCGTGCCAATCTCTAG
- a CDS encoding TonB-dependent receptor domain-containing protein, with the protein MFRIQSPVLLAGLSLAALPLAVSAQSAPETDALDPIVVTATLGPKTVGESLSSVTVVNEEDIRRQQPAEFRELIESQPGVTVSQNGSFGKQTGVFMRGHASDATVLLVDGVRIRSATVGGPAWQFLPPQLVNRVEIVRGSRSSLYGADAVGGVIQAFTLPRAQGNRGWVEAGAGNFDSQQYGGGFSSVTDQTRVTIGANYFRTDGAPVIEGGEDKGYDNTSGVASASHTFDNGVTAGFSFLSAKGHTEYEGGEEDFRFQTAGANLEVPITANWRASLHLADSRDELEDFSAFSGIFNTRTRSSRIENWLTAGTHEFVLGAEYLVDKVESTTAYEESSRSNEAYFGQALLNFGRSDVHLSLRSDDNEAYGTEETWGAAVGYKLDAHHRVRASAGTSFKAPSFNDLYFPGFGNPDLEPEEAISYESGIEGSYINWFWDLAVYQSDVEDLSLPTQNQATSVPEARLRGVELSTGWEQDGWYLKAVASVGDFEDKEAGQQLARRAERSIRLDLDKEINTWSVGTTFRAESHRYEDLFGIGRERVPGFGVWDLRASKILAPGWRASVTVDNVLDNEYATAKRFDNTDFIAAGRTFMASVRYDFQQ; encoded by the coding sequence ATGTTCAGAATTCAAAGCCCTGTTCTACTGGCCGGCCTTTCCCTGGCTGCCCTGCCCCTGGCCGTTTCGGCCCAGTCTGCCCCGGAAACCGATGCCCTGGATCCGATCGTGGTTACCGCGACACTGGGGCCGAAGACCGTTGGTGAGAGTCTGTCTTCGGTTACCGTAGTAAACGAAGAGGACATTCGGCGACAGCAACCCGCAGAATTTCGAGAACTTATCGAGTCCCAGCCGGGGGTGACCGTTTCCCAGAACGGTTCTTTCGGCAAGCAGACAGGTGTGTTCATGCGCGGTCACGCCTCGGATGCGACGGTGCTTCTGGTCGATGGCGTGAGAATCCGCTCGGCGACGGTTGGCGGCCCGGCCTGGCAATTCCTGCCTCCGCAACTGGTGAACCGGGTAGAGATTGTTCGCGGTAGTCGTAGCAGTCTTTACGGCGCCGACGCCGTCGGTGGTGTGATCCAGGCGTTCACGCTGCCCAGAGCCCAGGGAAATCGTGGCTGGGTAGAGGCTGGCGCCGGGAATTTTGACAGCCAGCAGTATGGCGGTGGCTTCTCTTCGGTGACTGACCAGACCCGTGTCACGATTGGCGCCAATTACTTCCGTACTGATGGAGCGCCTGTCATCGAAGGCGGGGAAGACAAGGGCTACGACAACACTTCCGGGGTTGCCAGTGCAAGCCATACCTTCGATAACGGCGTAACGGCGGGGTTCAGTTTCCTTAGCGCCAAGGGGCATACCGAATATGAGGGTGGCGAGGAAGATTTTCGCTTCCAGACCGCGGGCGCAAATCTTGAAGTTCCGATTACCGCCAACTGGCGAGCCTCCCTCCATTTGGCAGATTCGCGGGATGAACTGGAGGACTTCAGTGCTTTTTCGGGGATATTCAACACCCGTACCCGTAGCTCGAGGATCGAGAACTGGCTGACCGCCGGCACCCATGAATTCGTGCTTGGTGCCGAATATCTGGTGGATAAGGTCGAAAGCACGACCGCCTATGAGGAGAGCAGCCGCTCAAACGAGGCCTACTTTGGTCAGGCGCTGCTGAATTTCGGCCGCTCCGATGTCCACCTCAGCCTGCGCAGTGATGATAACGAGGCCTACGGCACGGAAGAGACCTGGGGCGCTGCCGTTGGGTACAAGCTGGACGCACATCATCGAGTTCGCGCCAGTGCTGGTACCTCTTTCAAGGCGCCCTCCTTCAACGATCTGTACTTTCCGGGCTTTGGCAATCCCGATCTTGAGCCCGAGGAAGCGATTAGCTACGAATCCGGCATTGAAGGCAGTTACATCAACTGGTTCTGGGATCTGGCTGTTTACCAGAGCGACGTTGAAGACCTTTCCCTGCCAACTCAGAACCAGGCAACAAGTGTTCCTGAAGCCCGTCTTCGGGGCGTTGAGCTGAGCACAGGCTGGGAGCAGGACGGCTGGTATCTGAAAGCGGTGGCCTCCGTTGGGGACTTCGAAGACAAGGAAGCCGGACAACAACTGGCACGACGGGCTGAGCGCTCCATTCGCCTGGACCTGGACAAAGAAATCAATACCTGGAGCGTAGGGACCACATTCCGAGCTGAGAGTCACCGGTACGAGGATCTGTTCGGGATCGGTCGCGAGCGCGTTCCCGGGTTCGGTGTCTGGGACCTTAGAGCGAGCAAAATTCTGGCGCCGGGCTGGCGGGCATCGGTTACCGTGGATAACGTATTGGATAATGAATACGCCACCGCAAAACGTTTCGACAATACCGATTTCATCGCCGCCGGCCGAACCTTCATGGCCTCGGTGCGCTATGATTTCCAACAGTAA